Proteins from a single region of Chanodichthys erythropterus isolate Z2021 chromosome 13, ASM2448905v1, whole genome shotgun sequence:
- the asgr1c.1 gene encoding C-type lectin domain family 4 member F isoform X1 — translation MEMNMEYERMDIECERKMTFTKGRPCSRKTGIFVLLGTVCMIIFMIMTSVILFHQQRTFSELESWMNVHSSNQTSVKPDLQITEVQVKNIETLMSNLASSLSSVSSKQEENQKKLEREQGLSHTEVKSLMNSLSSAVSALASKLNDAVGNQEQKQTETQKILDNLKSAVTSLQSDQQDKQRDFESLSSSLSEMKSSVSDLSSSVSSLSSQVSVIIQDDSQTEVKSLMNNLSSAVSALTAQLNDAVNKQDQKQTETERSLDSLKSSIQTDQHNKQRDFDSLSSSVSDLKSSVSDLTSSVASLSSQLSVTMQQQDMKSLIDSLNSAVSNLTSKLNDAVNKQDQKQTETERSLDSLKSSIQTDQQNKQRDFESLSSSLSVLKSSVSDLTSSVASLSSKQQTSEERVMNALKDLRSNMSNKTADVPVTCKSGWIPYKSSCFLFSSNKLNWTQARDYCKTQGALLLKIQDDDEEWAFLNHRTIPTGYWVGLTDQTTGQWRWADDTPYTMNTERWDPGQPDDWTNHGLGEEGEDCGQISYTGKLNDCHCSMKLKYICRVQI, via the exons ATGGAAATGAACATGGAATATGAACGGATGGACATAGAATGTGAACGGAAGATGACATTTACTAAAG GTCGTCCGTGTAGCAGAAAAACTGGAATCTTTGTGCTTCTAGGAACAGTCTGcatgattattttcatgatCATGACCTCTGTCATCC TTTTTCATCAACAAAGAACATTCTCAGAGCTGGAGAGTTGGATGAACGTTCATAGTTCCAATCAAACTTCAGTCAAACCTGATCTTCAGATCACAG aaGTTCAAGTAAAGAATATTGAGACCTTGATGAGCAATCTTGCCTCTTCATTGAGTTCGGTCTCATCCAAACAAGAGGAAAACCAGAAAAAGCTGG AGCGTGAGCAGGGTCTGTCGCACACTGAAGTGAAGAGTTTGATGAACAGTTTGAGTTCTGCTGTATCAGCGCTGGCATCCAAACTGAATGATGCAG TTGGCAACCAGGAGCAGAAACAGActgaaacacaaaaaatattagacAATTTGAAATCAGCTGTTACTTCTCTACAATCTGATCAACAAGACAAGCAACGTGACTTTG AGTCTCTGTCGAGCTCACTGAGTGAAATGAAGAGTTCGGTGTCAGATCTTAGTTCTTCTGTTTCATCTCTTTCTTCTCAAGTATCAGTCATCA TACAGGATGATTCACAAACTGAAGTGAAGAGTTTGATGAACAACTTGAGTTCTGCTGTATCAGCACTGACGGCGCAGCTGAATGATGCAG TTAACAAGCAGGACCAGAAACAGACTGAAACAGAACGATCGCTAGACAGTTTGAAGTCATCCATACAGACTGATCAACACAACAAACAGCGTGACTTTG ACTCTCTGTCGAGCTCAGTGAGTGACCTGAAGAGTTCAGTCTCAGATCTCACTTCATCTGTCGCATCTCTTTCTTCTCAACTGTCAGTCACCA TGCAACAGCAGGATATGAAGAGTCTGATTGACAGTTTGAATTCTGCAGTATCAAATTTGACATCCAAACTGAATGATGCAG TTAACAAGCAGGACCAGAAACAGACTGAAACAGAACGATCGCTGGACAGTTTGAAGTCATCCATACAGACTGATCAACAGAACAAACAGCGTGACTTCG AGTCTCTGTCGAGCTCATTGAGTGTCCTGAAGAGTTCAGTGTCGGATCTCACTTCATCTGTCGCATCTCTTTCCTCTAAACAACAGACCTCTG AGGAGAGAGTCATGAACGCGCTGAAGGATCTGAGATCTAACATGAGCAACAAAACAGCAG ACGTCCCTGTAACCTGTAAATCTGGATGGATACCGTACAAAAGCAGCTGTTTCTTGTTCTCTAGTAATAAACTCAACTGGACTCAGGCACGAGATTACTGCAAAACACAGGGCGCGTTACTCCTCAAAATACAAGACGATGATGAGGAGTGG GCATTTTTGAACCATCGTACCATACCAACAGGCTACTGGGTCGGTCTAACGGATCAGACCACAGGCCAGTGGAGATGGGCGGATGACACTCCTTACACCATGAACACAGA ACGCTGGGATCCCGGGCAGCCAGATGACTGGACAAATCATGGTTTGGGAGAGGAAGGAGAGGACTGTGGGCAGATTTCATATACTGGGAAACTAAATGACTGCCACTGCTCCATGAAATTGAAATACATTTGCAGAGTGCAAatctga
- the asgr1c.1 gene encoding asialoglycoprotein receptor 1 isoform X2: MEMNMEYERMDIECERKMTFTKGRPCSRKTGIFVLLGTVCMIIFMIMTSVILFHQQRTFSELESWMNVHSSNQTSVKPDLQITEVQVKNIETLMSNLASSLSSVSSKQEENQKKLEREQGLSHTEVKSLMNSLSSAVSALASKLNDAVGNQEQKQTETQKILDNLKSAVTSLQSDQQDKQRDFESLSSSLSEMKSSVSDLSSSVSSLSSQVSVIIQDDSQTEVKSLMNNLSSAVSALTAQLNDAVNKQDQKQTETERSLDSLKSSIQTDQQNKQRDFESLSSSLSVLKSSVSDLTSSVASLSSKQQTSEERVMNALKDLRSNMSNKTADVPVTCKSGWIPYKSSCFLFSSNKLNWTQARDYCKTQGALLLKIQDDDEEWAFLNHRTIPTGYWVGLTDQTTGQWRWADDTPYTMNTERWDPGQPDDWTNHGLGEEGEDCGQISYTGKLNDCHCSMKLKYICRVQI; encoded by the exons ATGGAAATGAACATGGAATATGAACGGATGGACATAGAATGTGAACGGAAGATGACATTTACTAAAG GTCGTCCGTGTAGCAGAAAAACTGGAATCTTTGTGCTTCTAGGAACAGTCTGcatgattattttcatgatCATGACCTCTGTCATCC TTTTTCATCAACAAAGAACATTCTCAGAGCTGGAGAGTTGGATGAACGTTCATAGTTCCAATCAAACTTCAGTCAAACCTGATCTTCAGATCACAG aaGTTCAAGTAAAGAATATTGAGACCTTGATGAGCAATCTTGCCTCTTCATTGAGTTCGGTCTCATCCAAACAAGAGGAAAACCAGAAAAAGCTGG AGCGTGAGCAGGGTCTGTCGCACACTGAAGTGAAGAGTTTGATGAACAGTTTGAGTTCTGCTGTATCAGCGCTGGCATCCAAACTGAATGATGCAG TTGGCAACCAGGAGCAGAAACAGActgaaacacaaaaaatattagacAATTTGAAATCAGCTGTTACTTCTCTACAATCTGATCAACAAGACAAGCAACGTGACTTTG AGTCTCTGTCGAGCTCACTGAGTGAAATGAAGAGTTCGGTGTCAGATCTTAGTTCTTCTGTTTCATCTCTTTCTTCTCAAGTATCAGTCATCA TACAGGATGATTCACAAACTGAAGTGAAGAGTTTGATGAACAACTTGAGTTCTGCTGTATCAGCACTGACGGCGCAGCTGAATGATGCAG TTAACAAGCAGGACCAGAAACAGACTGAAACAGAACGATCGCTGGACAGTTTGAAGTCATCCATACAGACTGATCAACAGAACAAACAGCGTGACTTCG AGTCTCTGTCGAGCTCATTGAGTGTCCTGAAGAGTTCAGTGTCGGATCTCACTTCATCTGTCGCATCTCTTTCCTCTAAACAACAGACCTCTG AGGAGAGAGTCATGAACGCGCTGAAGGATCTGAGATCTAACATGAGCAACAAAACAGCAG ACGTCCCTGTAACCTGTAAATCTGGATGGATACCGTACAAAAGCAGCTGTTTCTTGTTCTCTAGTAATAAACTCAACTGGACTCAGGCACGAGATTACTGCAAAACACAGGGCGCGTTACTCCTCAAAATACAAGACGATGATGAGGAGTGG GCATTTTTGAACCATCGTACCATACCAACAGGCTACTGGGTCGGTCTAACGGATCAGACCACAGGCCAGTGGAGATGGGCGGATGACACTCCTTACACCATGAACACAGA ACGCTGGGATCCCGGGCAGCCAGATGACTGGACAAATCATGGTTTGGGAGAGGAAGGAGAGGACTGTGGGCAGATTTCATATACTGGGAAACTAAATGACTGCCACTGCTCCATGAAATTGAAATACATTTGCAGAGTGCAAatctga